A part of Solidesulfovibrio sp. genomic DNA contains:
- a CDS encoding helix-turn-helix domain-containing protein translates to MDYMTAKEIAEKWAITSRRVQVLCAQGKIPGAVRFGVTWAIPKDAAKPKDGRFKTTKSD, encoded by the coding sequence ATGGATTATATGACAGCGAAAGAAATAGCTGAAAAATGGGCAATCACTTCACGCCGGGTACAGGTACTTTGCGCACAGGGCAAAATACCGGGTGCTGTTCGGTTTGGGGTTACTTGGGCAATACCTAAGGATGCGGCGAAGCCCAAAGATGGTCGGTTTAAAACAACAAAGTCAGATTAA